One Leclercia pneumoniae genomic region harbors:
- the panD gene encoding aspartate 1-decarboxylase, with the protein MIRKMLQGKLHRVKVTQADLHYEGSCAIDQDFLDAAGILENEAIDIWNVSNGNRFSTYAIAAERGSKIISVNGAAAHCANVGDIVIIASFVMMSDEEARRWQPKVAYFEGDNEMKRTAKAIPVQVA; encoded by the coding sequence ATGATTCGCAAAATGCTGCAAGGTAAGCTGCACCGTGTCAAAGTCACCCAGGCCGACCTGCACTATGAAGGCTCCTGCGCGATCGATCAGGATTTTCTCGACGCGGCGGGTATTCTTGAAAACGAAGCCATTGATATCTGGAACGTGAGCAACGGCAACCGTTTCTCCACCTATGCCATTGCGGCTGAACGGGGGTCTAAAATCATCTCCGTTAACGGTGCCGCTGCGCACTGCGCTAACGTCGGTGATATTGTCATTATCGCCAGCTTTGTCATGATGTCCGATGAAGAAGCGCGCCGCTGGCAGCCAAAAGTCGCCTATTTCGAAGGCGACAACGAAATGAAACGTACCGCGAAGGCCATCCCGGTCCAGGTTGCCTGA
- the panC gene encoding pantoate--beta-alanine ligase, producing the protein MLIIETLPLLRQHIRRLRQEGKRIALVPTMGNLHDGHMKLVDEAKARADVVVVSIFVNPMQFDRVDDLARYPRTLQEDCEKLNKRHVDLVFAPAPNEVWPKGTEETTYVDVPGISTMLEGASRPGHFRGVSTVVSKLFNLVQPDIACFGEKDFQQLALIRKMVEDLGYDIEIVGVPIVRAKDGLALSSRNGYLTADQRKLAPGLYKVMSDMVEQLQQKALSSEEIIAIAEQALNDKGFRADDIQIRDADTLLALSTTSKRAVILVAAWLGQARLIDNTVVELAQ; encoded by the coding sequence GTGCTAATCATTGAAACCCTGCCGCTGCTCCGTCAGCACATCCGTCGTCTGCGTCAGGAAGGTAAACGTATCGCGCTGGTGCCTACAATGGGCAACCTGCACGACGGGCATATGAAGCTGGTAGACGAAGCCAAAGCCCGCGCCGATGTGGTGGTGGTGAGTATCTTCGTGAACCCGATGCAGTTTGACCGCGTCGACGACCTGGCGCGGTATCCGCGTACGTTGCAGGAGGATTGCGAGAAGCTGAATAAGCGTCACGTTGATTTGGTCTTCGCCCCGGCACCGAACGAAGTCTGGCCGAAAGGGACCGAGGAGACCACCTACGTCGACGTCCCTGGCATCTCCACAATGCTCGAAGGTGCCAGCCGCCCTGGCCACTTCCGCGGGGTCTCTACCGTCGTCAGTAAGCTATTCAATCTGGTCCAGCCGGATATCGCCTGCTTTGGTGAGAAAGATTTCCAGCAGCTGGCGCTGATTCGCAAGATGGTTGAGGATCTGGGTTACGACATCGAGATTGTCGGCGTGCCAATTGTGCGCGCGAAAGATGGCCTGGCCCTGAGTTCACGCAATGGTTACCTCACCGCAGACCAGCGCAAACTGGCACCGGGTCTGTATAAAGTTATGAGCGACATGGTCGAGCAGCTGCAGCAAAAAGCATTGAGCAGCGAAGAGATTATTGCCATCGCTGAGCAGGCATTGAATGACAAGGGCTTTCGCGCGGATGATATCCAGATTCGGGATGCCGATACGCTGTTGGCGCTTTCGACAACCAGCAAACGCGCAGTCATTCTGGTTGCCGCCTGGCTGGGTCAGGCGCGGCTGATTGATAACACAGTAGTTGAACTGGCTCAGTAA
- the panB gene encoding 3-methyl-2-oxobutanoate hydroxymethyltransferase, whose amino-acid sequence MKPTTISALQKCKQEKQRFATITAYDYSFAKLFAEEGINVMLVGDSLGMTVQGHDSTLPVTVEDIAYHTRAVRRGAPACLLLSDLPFMAYATPEQAFENAATVMRAGANMVKIEGGAWLIDTIKMLTDRAVPVCGHLGLTPQSVNIFGGYKVQGRGDAAQTLFDDAKAIEAAGAQLLVLECVPVELAKRITDALSIPVIGIGAGNVTDGQILVMHDAFGITGGHIPKFAKNFLSEAGDMRAAVRQYITEVESGVYPAEEHSFH is encoded by the coding sequence ATGAAACCAACCACCATCTCCGCATTGCAGAAATGCAAACAGGAAAAGCAGCGCTTCGCGACCATCACCGCCTATGACTACAGCTTCGCCAAACTCTTCGCCGAAGAGGGCATCAACGTCATGCTGGTGGGCGATTCGTTAGGGATGACGGTCCAGGGACATGATTCAACTCTGCCGGTAACGGTTGAAGATATTGCTTATCACACACGCGCCGTGCGCCGTGGTGCTCCGGCTTGCTTGCTGCTCTCTGACCTGCCGTTTATGGCTTATGCGACGCCGGAGCAGGCCTTTGAAAACGCAGCAACCGTGATGCGTGCCGGGGCGAATATGGTCAAAATTGAAGGTGGTGCCTGGCTTATCGATACCATCAAAATGCTCACCGACCGTGCCGTACCTGTCTGTGGTCATCTGGGGCTTACGCCGCAGTCGGTCAATATCTTTGGCGGCTATAAAGTGCAGGGGCGCGGCGACGCAGCCCAGACGTTGTTCGACGACGCGAAGGCCATCGAAGCCGCGGGCGCACAGCTGCTGGTACTTGAATGCGTGCCGGTTGAACTGGCGAAACGTATTACCGATGCGCTCTCTATCCCCGTTATCGGGATTGGCGCGGGCAATGTGACCGACGGCCAGATCCTGGTGATGCACGACGCCTTCGGTATTACCGGCGGTCACATTCCAAAATTTGCAAAGAATTTCCTCAGTGAAGCGGGCGACATGCGCGCCGCAGTCAGGCAGTATATTACCGAGGTTGAATCCGGTGTTTACCCGGCTGAAGAACACAGTTTCCATTAA
- the folK gene encoding 2-amino-4-hydroxy-6-hydroxymethyldihydropteridine diphosphokinase yields the protein MTLAYIAIGSNLASPLEQVNAAVQALGDIPQSRIVALSAFYRTPPLGPQDQPDYLNAAVALETALSPDALLDHTQRIELQQGRVRKAERWGPRSLDLDIMLFGDAVIATERLTVPHYDMKNRGFMLWPLAEIAPQLTFPDGESLTALLQRLNAEKPARW from the coding sequence ATGACCCTGGCGTATATCGCTATCGGCAGCAATCTGGCCTCTCCGCTGGAGCAGGTTAATGCTGCCGTTCAGGCGCTGGGCGACATCCCGCAAAGTCGTATTGTCGCCCTTTCCGCTTTCTACCGTACACCTCCGCTTGGCCCGCAGGATCAGCCCGATTACCTCAATGCCGCTGTTGCGCTGGAGACCGCGCTCAGCCCCGACGCGTTGCTCGACCACACCCAGCGCATTGAGTTACAGCAAGGCCGCGTGCGTAAAGCCGAACGCTGGGGACCCCGCTCCCTGGATCTTGATATCATGCTGTTTGGGGATGCGGTGATCGCCACCGAACGCCTGACCGTGCCGCATTACGATATGAAAAATCGCGGGTTTATGCTCTGGCCGCTGGCTGAAATCGCCCCGCAGTTAACCTTTCCGGACGGTGAGTCCCTTACCGCCCTGCTGCAACGGCTGAACGCCGAAAAACCGGCACGCTGGTAG
- the pcnB gene encoding polynucleotide adenylyltransferase PcnB, which produces MFTRVANFCRKVLSRDESMADDVIAQHSMSVIPREQHAISRKDISENALKVLYRLNKAGYEAYLVGGGVRDLLLGKKPKDFDVTTSATPEQVRKLFRNCRLVGRRFRLAHVMFGPEIIEVATFRGHHEGTPTDRTTSQRGQNGMLLRDNIFGNIEEDAQRRDFTINSLYYSVADFTVRDYVGGMQDLKEGMIRLIGNPETRYREDPVRMLRAVRFAAKLGMRISPETAEPIPRLATLINDVPPARLFEEALKLLQAGYGFETYKLLREYSLFQPLFPIITRNFTEQGDSAMERIINQVLKNTDTRIHSDMRVNPAFLFAAMFWYPLLETAQKIAQESGLAYYDAFALATNDVLDEACRSLAIPKRITTLIRDIWQLQLRMSRRQGKRAWKLMEHPKFRAAYDLLALRAEAENNHELQRLAQWWGEFQVSAPPEQKDMLTDLGDDPEPRRRHRRPRKRAPRREGAA; this is translated from the coding sequence ATTTTTACCCGAGTCGCTAATTTTTGCCGTAAGGTGCTAAGCCGCGATGAGAGCATGGCGGACGACGTCATTGCTCAACACTCTATGTCGGTTATTCCGCGCGAGCAGCATGCTATTTCCCGCAAAGATATCAGTGAAAATGCCCTCAAGGTACTTTATCGCCTGAATAAAGCGGGTTACGAAGCTTATCTCGTAGGGGGTGGCGTGCGCGATCTGCTGCTTGGCAAAAAACCAAAAGATTTCGACGTGACCACCAGTGCCACGCCGGAGCAGGTGCGTAAATTATTCCGTAACTGCCGGCTGGTAGGTCGTCGCTTCCGTCTCGCCCACGTTATGTTTGGGCCAGAAATCATTGAAGTCGCCACTTTCCGTGGGCACCACGAAGGCACGCCAACTGACCGCACGACCTCCCAGCGCGGCCAGAACGGTATGCTGCTGCGTGACAATATCTTCGGCAATATCGAAGAAGATGCCCAGCGCCGCGACTTTACCATCAACAGCCTTTACTACAGCGTGGCGGACTTTACCGTTCGCGATTACGTCGGCGGTATGCAGGATCTGAAAGAGGGAATGATTCGCCTGATCGGCAATCCTGAAACCCGCTATCGAGAAGATCCGGTGCGCATGCTGCGCGCGGTACGTTTCGCCGCTAAGCTCGGAATGCGTATCAGCCCGGAAACCGCCGAGCCGATCCCACGTCTGGCGACGCTTATCAACGATGTGCCGCCGGCACGTCTGTTTGAAGAGGCATTGAAACTGCTGCAGGCAGGCTACGGCTTCGAAACCTATAAGCTGCTGCGTGAATACAGCCTGTTCCAGCCGCTGTTCCCGATCATTACCCGCAACTTCACCGAGCAGGGTGATAGCGCCATGGAGCGCATCATCAATCAGGTGCTGAAGAATACCGACACCCGCATTCACAGCGATATGCGCGTTAACCCGGCCTTCCTCTTTGCGGCGATGTTCTGGTATCCGTTGCTGGAAACGGCGCAGAAAATTGCGCAGGAGAGCGGTCTCGCCTATTACGACGCCTTTGCGCTGGCAACGAACGACGTGCTGGACGAAGCCTGCCGTTCGCTGGCCATTCCAAAACGCATTACCACCCTTATCCGTGATATCTGGCAGCTCCAGCTGCGTATGTCACGCCGCCAGGGTAAACGCGCCTGGAAGCTGATGGAACATCCAAAATTCCGCGCGGCTTACGATCTGCTGGCCCTGCGTGCCGAGGCTGAGAATAACCACGAGCTGCAGCGTCTGGCGCAGTGGTGGGGTGAGTTTCAGGTCTCTGCGCCGCCGGAGCAGAAAGATATGTTGACCGACCTGGGTGACGATCCGGAACCCCGCCGCCGTCATCGCCGTCCGCGTAAGCGTGCTCCGCGTCGCGAAGGGGCAGCATGA